A section of the Paralichthys olivaceus isolate ysfri-2021 chromosome 16, ASM2471397v2, whole genome shotgun sequence genome encodes:
- the st6galnac5a gene encoding alpha-N-acetylgalactosaminide alpha-2,6-sialyltransferase 5, with translation MKTPMRHGVTVLLVLLLCASLFLVYNGSFNIASRDTNDTRIRQHEQLRRPTEAPAAVAIKPHPPVLQGYSGIIDHKPLRMHCQTCALVTSSGHLIGGGRGEEIDRAECVIRMNDAPTARGYAHDVGHRTSLRVIAHSSMQRVLRSRHELLNASQDTVFIFWGPSSYMRRDGKGLVYNNLRLMNQVLPKLKVYIISWQKMLQFDDLFKKETGKDRRISNSWLSTGWFTMTIALELCDRINVYGMVAPDFCREPQHLSVPYHYYEPRGPDECAMYISHERGRRGSHHRFITEKRVFANWARTFDIHFYQPDWSPPPLPANRTLKETATAAPLLPQKR, from the exons ATGAAGACACCCATG CGCCATGGGGTAACCGTGCTTCTCGTGCTTCTCCTGTGCGCCAGCTTGTTCCTCGTGTACAACGGAAGCTTCAACATCGCTTCCAGGGACACTAACGACACTCGCATCCGACAGCATGAGCAGCTGCGGCGGCCCACCGAAGCCCCGGCCGCGGTGGCCATCAAACCTCACCCCCCGGTCCTCCAGGGATACAGTGGTATCATCGACCATAAG CCTCTGCGAATGCACTGCCAGACCTGCGCCCTGGTGACCAGCTCCGGTCACCTCATCGGAGGGGGTAGGGGTGAAGAGATCGATCGGGCCGAGTGCGTCATCCGCATGAATGACGCACCCACCGCCAGGGGTTACGCCCACGATGTCGGCCACCGCACCTCCCTGCGTGTCATCGCTCACTCCAGCATGCAGAGGGTCCTGCGGAGTCGCCACGAGCTGCTCAACGCCAGCCAGGACACGGTGTTCATCTTCTGGGGCCCCAGCAGCTACATGAGGCGCGACGGGAAGGGCCTGGTGTACAACAACCTGCGGCTGATGAACCAGGTGCTGCCCAAACTCAAGGTCTACATCATCTCCTGGCAGAAGATGCTGCAGTTTGACGACCTCTTCAAGAAGGAGACGGGCAAAGACAG GAGGATATCAAACTCGTGGCTGAGCACCGGCTGGTTCACTATGACCATCGCCCTGGAGCTGTGCGATAGGATCAATGTCTATGGCATGGTTGCCCCTGACTTCTGCAG GGAGCCTCAGCATCTCTCCGTCCCCTACCACTACTATGAGCCTCGAGGTCCAGACGAGTGCGCCATGTACATTTCCCACGAGCGCGGGCGGCGGGGCAGCCACCACCGCTTCATCACGGAGAAGCGAGTCTTTGCCAACTGGGCACGGACGTTTGACATCCACTTCTACCAGCCGGACTGGAGCCCCCCGCCCCTCCCGGCCAACCGGACGCTGAAGGAAACGGCCACGGCGGCACCACTGCTCCCCCAGAAGAGGTGA